The Pseudomonas putida nucleotide sequence AGCCCCGAAGAACTGGCCGAGATTGACCAGTACGCCGTGGAAGGCGGGATCAACCTCTGGGAAAAACCCTCGACCGACTGGAAGGAGTGACCGATGCGCATGCTACATCTTGTGATGCTCCTGCTGCTGGGGCTGACCGGTGCGGTGCAGGCGGCGGACCCCAGCACCTTGCGCATCGGGTACCAGAAAGGCTCGATCAGCCTGGTGCTGGCCAAACAGCACCAACTGCTGGAGCAGCGGTTCGCCAACACCCGGGTGCAATGGATCGAGTTCCCCGCCGGCCCGCAGATGCTCGAGGCCCTGAATATCGGCAGCCTCGACATCGGCTCGACGGGGGATATCCCGCCGATCTTCGCCCAGGCCGCCGGTGCCGACCTGCTGTACATCGGCGCTGAGCCGGCGAAGCCGAAGGCCGAGGTGATCCTGGTGCCCGCAAGCAGCCCGATCGAATCGGTCGCGGGGCTCAAGGGCAAGCGCATTGCCTTGCAGAAGGGCTCCAGCGCACACAATCTGCTGCTGCGCAGCCTGGCCAAGGCCGGGCTGGGCATGGCGGACGTGCAGCCGGTGTACCTGGCGCCGGCTGATGCACGAGCTGCATTCGAGCGCGGTAGCGTGGATGCGTGGGTGATCTGGGACCCGTTCTATTCGGCCATCGACCTGGAGGGCAAGGCGCGTCTGCTGGCCAATGGCGAGGGGCTTGGCCTGATCGGGCCATTTATGCTGGGTGCGCGCGGGTATGTCGAGGCCAACGGCGATTTCGTCAAACGGCTGCTGGCGGAGATCAGCCGGGCCGAAGCACTGACGCGCAGCGACGAGGCGGGCAGCATCCGCTTGCTGGCGCAGTTCATGGGGTTGCCTGAAGAGGTGGTGCGGCGCAGCTTCAGTCACCGCCCGGCGTCGCCGCTGATTCCGGTGAGTGACGAGATCGTGGCCGAGCAACAGCGCACGGCGCAGCTGTTCTTCGACAACCGGCTGTTGCCCAAGCGGGTCGACATAGCTGGCGCGGTCTGGGGGCGACATTAACATCGCTTGCATTGGCTTTTGCACACGCATGTTTCGCGTACAAGGCCAATGCAGGCAGAGGTTACCCTCGGGCAAACTGCATCAGTTTGTCGCCATCCAGCCGGTAGCGCACCCACTCATCCTGCGGCTCGGCGCCCAGCGACTGGTAGAAGCCGATCGCTGGCTCGTTCCAGTCCAGCACACTCCACTCGAAGCGCCCGCAACCTTTAGCCACGGCTTCGCGTGCGATGTGCCGCAGCACGTCCCGACCTGCGCCACCGCCACGCTGTTCCGGGGTGATATACAGGTCTTCCAGGTAGATGCCGTTGCGGCCCTGCCAGGTCGAATAGCTGTAGAAGTACACGGCAAAGCCGATGGCCTTGCCGTCGCGCTCGCAGATCAGGCTGTGCACGGTGCTGCCTTCG carries:
- a CDS encoding aliphatic sulfonate ABC transporter substrate-binding protein, which encodes MRMLHLVMLLLLGLTGAVQAADPSTLRIGYQKGSISLVLAKQHQLLEQRFANTRVQWIEFPAGPQMLEALNIGSLDIGSTGDIPPIFAQAAGADLLYIGAEPAKPKAEVILVPASSPIESVAGLKGKRIALQKGSSAHNLLLRSLAKAGLGMADVQPVYLAPADARAAFERGSVDAWVIWDPFYSAIDLEGKARLLANGEGLGLIGPFMLGARGYVEANGDFVKRLLAEISRAEALTRSDEAGSIRLLAQFMGLPEEVVRRSFSHRPASPLIPVSDEIVAEQQRTAQLFFDNRLLPKRVDIAGAVWGRH
- a CDS encoding GNAT family N-acetyltransferase — translated: MSLTIRPAVRSDAAQILAYITELAEYERARHEVVATLADIEHSLFDEGSTVHSLICERDGKAIGFAVYFYSYSTWQGRNGIYLEDLYITPEQRGGGAGRDVLRHIAREAVAKGCGRFEWSVLDWNEPAIGFYQSLGAEPQDEWVRYRLDGDKLMQFARG